ATCGAGATCGGCTGGAAGGGCATGCTCGTCCTGGCCTTCGCGAACCTGGTACTCACCGCGGTCATCGTGGGGATGATAGCATGATCGGACTACTCAAATCGATGGCAACGACGATGAAACACGCGCTGGACGGGGAGACGTTCACCGTCTCCTACCCCGAGGAGGCGCCGGAGATCTCGCCACGGTTCCGGGGGATCCACAAGTTCAGCCAGGAACGGTGCATCTGGTGTCGCCAGTGTGAGAACGTCTGTCCAAACGACACGATCCAGATCGTGATGGACGACCAGCGCAACGGCGAGCAGTACAACCTCCACGTCGGTCAGTGCATCTACTGCCGGCTCTGTGAGGAGGTCTGCCCCGTCGACGCCATCTTGCTCACCCAGAACTTCGAGTTCACGGGCGACACCAAACACGACCTCGTCTACAACAAAGAGCAGCTGAAAGCCGTCCCGTGGTACAAGGACATCGACCCGCTCGAGTCACGCGAACCCGACCGGGGGGCGTGGGTCGGCGAGGGCGACGGCGAGGTCGACTACCAGTAAGCCGGATAGTCTCGAAATCTTCAACAGGCAGACCCAACCAGATCACACCAATGACATACGAGTTGATCGCGTTCGCGCTGTTCGCGGCGGTCACGCTGGGTAGCGCGATCGGCGTCGTCCTCTTACAGGACCCCTGGCACTCGGCACTGCTGCTGGGTGTGGCGCTGATGAGCGTCGCGGTCCACTACGTGATGCTGGCGGCCGAGTTCGTCGCCATGATGCAGATTCTCGTCTACGTGGGCGGGGTACTCATTCTCATCACGTTCGCCGTGATGCTCACGCAACCGGAGACAGCAGACGAGGTGGTACAGACATGACGACCGGTCCGAGCTTGCGCCTCGGCAAGGCGTTAGTTCCCGGCGTGCTCGCCGTGGCCCTCTTCGGGCTCATGGCGCTGATCGTCGTGAACACCGGGTTCGGGAGCATGCGCGGCTTCCCGGAGGGGATCTCCGTCACCTCCGAGATCGGCTACGCCTTGCTCGACCTGACGACGATGCAGTCGACCGAGGGCGCGATCGGCGGGACCGAGCGCTTTCTCGTCTCGTTCATCCTGATCGCCATCGTCCTCGACGCGGCGCTCGACGCTTCGCTCGTACTCGCAAAGCGCGAGGAGGAAGGCGAGCCCGTGACGGCGCTCTCGAGCGCTCCATCGGACGCCTCGAGCGGTGCGGCGGGCGGGCGACAGGCGGCCGCAAACGGTGGAACCCGATCGGAGACCGCCGACGCAGGGGGTGAGGACGCGTGAGCGTCCCGGTCGAGTACTACGTCCTGCTGTCGATGGCCCTGTTCTGTATCGGGCTGTTCGGCGTCCTGACGCGTCGAAACGCGCTGCTGTTCCTGATGTCCGTCGAACTCATGCTGAACGCGGCGAACATCAACCTGATCGCCTTCGCGTTCTACCACGGCAACCTCACGGGGCAGGTGTTCGCGCTCTTCGCGATGGCGCTCGCCGCCGCGGAGGTCGCCGTCGGACTCGGGATCATCCTGGTGCTGTACCGCAACTTCCGTGACGTCGACGTCACGGTACCGTCGGCGATGAGGTGGTAAACAGATGGAAACTGCATTCGAATTCGCCCCAGCCATCGCCCTGTTCCCGCTCGCGGCGTTCGTCGTCGTGCTCGTCTTCGGGAAACACATGCCGAAGAAGGGCGCGCTCGCGGGCATCGTCGCCACGGGAGCGTCGCTGCTGTTCTCGCTGTGGGTGCTCGCGGCCGTCGCGGCCGGCGAAACCTACCACGAGACGCTACTCGAGTGGGCGGCCGGCGACCCGACGAGCGAGACGGGCGTCGAGGGGATCGAGTTCACGTTCGGTATCTTGCTCGATCCGCTCTCGGCGTTGATGC
This portion of the Natronobeatus ordinarius genome encodes:
- a CDS encoding NuoI/complex I 23 kDa subunit family protein; the protein is MIGLLKSMATTMKHALDGETFTVSYPEEAPEISPRFRGIHKFSQERCIWCRQCENVCPNDTIQIVMDDQRNGEQYNLHVGQCIYCRLCEEVCPVDAILLTQNFEFTGDTKHDLVYNKEQLKAVPWYKDIDPLESREPDRGAWVGEGDGEVDYQ
- a CDS encoding NADH-quinone oxidoreductase subunit J; translation: MTYELIAFALFAAVTLGSAIGVVLLQDPWHSALLLGVALMSVAVHYVMLAAEFVAMMQILVYVGGVLILITFAVMLTQPETADEVVQT
- the nuoK gene encoding NADH-quinone oxidoreductase subunit NuoK, whose amino-acid sequence is MSVPVEYYVLLSMALFCIGLFGVLTRRNALLFLMSVELMLNAANINLIAFAFYHGNLTGQVFALFAMALAAAEVAVGLGIILVLYRNFRDVDVTVPSAMRW